The sequence below is a genomic window from Candidatus Eisenbacteria bacterium.
AGCGTTGTGAGCGTGAGGGCGAGGGCGACGAGAAAGCGGCGAATCGGGAGCCGGTTTCGAGGCATGGCGGACCTCCGGAGCCAGGCGGTCTCGTGCGGGACGCCGGGGCTCGCTGGTGCGAATCGGTAGGATGGGTTGTCTTTCGCTTAGTCTCCGGGTCCGACGGTTCGTTACAGGAGGGCGCCGTTGTGTGACGTGGATCACACTCGGATTGGGCTGGGCCGGTCGGGAAGGATCGCGCGTACCGCCCGCGGGGCATGCCGGGTGCGTGGAACGGGCGGAGCTACAGCGTCTTCAGCGTCTGGACGAGCTTCGTGATCGAGTCCTTGGCGTCGCCGAAGAGCATCATCGCCTTCGCGTCGTAGAAGAGCTCATTCTCGATCCCGGCGAACCCGGGCTTCATGCTCCGCTTCATGATGATGATGTGCTTCGACTTGTCGGCGTCCAGGATCGGCATGCCGTAGATCGGGCTCGAGGTGTCGGTGCGCGCGGCGGGGTTCACGACGTCGTTCGCGCCCACGACCAGCGCGACGTCCGCGCGCTCGAAGTCGGGATTGATCTCGTCGAGGTCCTTCAGCTCGTCGTAGGGGACGTTCGCCTCGGCCAGGAGCACGTTCATGTGTCCCGGCATGCGTCCCGCCACCGGATGGATCGCGTACCGGACCGTGATGCCTCGGGTCTTCAACAGGTCCGCCAGCTCGCGCACCGCGTGCTGCGCCTGGGCCACCGCGAGCCCGTACCCGGGAACCACGATCACCGACTGCGCGTACCCGAGGATGGTCGCGGCGTCCTCGACCGACACGTCGCGCACGCTCTGGCCCGCCAGCGCCGCCGCGCGTCCGCCGTCGCCGGCGCCCGCCGCCCCCGAAGGAGCGCCGGCCCCGAAGGCGCCGAAGAGCACGTTCGTGATCGGCCGGTTCATGGCCTTGCACATGAGATAGGTGAGGAGCGTTCCCGACGCCCCGACCAGCGTGCCGCTGATGATGAGGACGTCGTTGTGGAGCGCGAAGCCGGTCGCCGCCGTGGCGAGCCCGGTGAACGAGTTCAGGAGCGAGATCACGACGGGCATGTCGCCGCCGCCGATCGGGATCACCGCGAGCACGCCGAGGAGGAGCGCTCCGCCGAGGAACGCGAGGAACGCGGGCTCGCCCCCCACGCCGGCGAGCACCATGCCGCCGTGTCCGAGGATGAAGAGCACGAGGAGCGCGTTCACGATCTTCTGGCCCGGGTAGGTCACCGCCTTCTCGGTGAAGATCCCCTGGAGCTTCCCGAACGCGACGACGCTTCCCGAGAAGGAGATCGCGCCGATCAGCGCGCCCAGGAGGATGCTCACGCCGCTCACCGGGTCCATGCCGCCCGGGGTCTCGATCAGGTGGCGGTACTCGAGCGAGGAGACGAGCGCCGCGGCGCCGCCTCCCGAGCCGTTGAAGAGGGCCACCATCTGAGGCATCGCGGTCATCGTCACGGTGCGCGCGGCGACCGTTCCGATCACGCCGCCCACGGCGATTCCCGCGAGGATCAGCCCGTAGGAGAGGATCGCGCGGTCCAGGAGCGTCACGACGACCGCGATCAGCATCCCGACCGCCGCCATCTGGTTCCCGCGCCGCGCCGTCTTCGGCGAGGAAAGTCCCTTGATTCCCAGGATGAAGAGAACCGAGGCGACGAGGTAGGCGGCGTCGATCCAGATCTTGTCCATCAGCGCTCGCGCTCGCCCGGCTTCTTCCGGAACATCTGGAGCATGCGGTCCGTGACCAGGAAGCCGCCGATCACGTTGATCGTGCCCAGCACGACCCCGAGGAACCCCACGATTTGAGCGAGCGTCGAGTCGGCGCCGCCCAGGACGAGGATCGCGCCCACGAGGACGATGCCGTGGATGGCGTTCGTCCCGGACATCAACGGGGTGTGGAGGATCACCGGCACCTTCGAGATCACTTCGTAGCCGACGAAGATCGCGAGGATGAAGACGGTGAGGTCGTTCAGCAGGGCTTCGATCATGCGCCGCTCCTGGCGGCTCCGCCGCCGGCCGCCCCCGCGCCCGCGGACCCTTCGATCCGCTCCCGCGTCGGCCCGTGGAGGACCTTTCCCTCGTGCGTGACGCACGTGTCGCGCACGATGTCGTCTTCGAAGTTCAGCGCCAGCGCCCCCTTCTGGATCATGAGGAGCGCGAGACCCGTGATGTTCCGCGAGTACATCTGGCTGGCGTGGATCGGGATCGTCGCCGCGAGCCGGATCGGCCCGTGGATCGTCACGTCGTGCTTCACCACGTCGGCTCCCGGCGCGGTCAGCTCGCAGTTCCCGCCCATGTCGGCCGCGAGGTCCACGATCACCGATCCGGGCTTCATCTTCGCGACCGCGTCCGCGGGGATGAGCTTCGGGGCGGGGAGCCCGGGCACGCGCGCGGTCGTGATGATCACGTCCGCGTGCGGGATTCGCGCGAGAAGGAGCTCCTGCGCCTTCGCACGGGCCTCCGCGGAGAGCTGCTTCGCGTAGCCCGCCGCGTCCTGCGTCTCCTCGGCCGTGAGCTTCGGCCCCACGAACGTCGCGCCCAGGCTCTCGACCTCCTCGCGCGCCGCGGGGCGGATGTCGTAGCCCTCGACCACCGCGCCCAGCCGGCGCGCCGTCGCGATCGCCTGGAGCCCCGCGACGCCGGCGCCGACGATGAGCACGCGCGCGGGGGCGACCGTGCCCGCCGCGGTCACGAGCATCGGGAAGAAGCGAGGCGCCGTGGTCGCGGCCAGGAGCACCGCCTTGTACCCGGCGGCCGTGGCCATCGACGAGAGCGCGTCCATCCGCTGCGCGCGCGTGGTGCGCGGGATCAGATCCATCGAGAAGCTCGAGACGTTCCGCGCCGCGAGGGTGCGGACCGCGTCGAGGTTGCTGAACGGACGGAGCATGCAGACGAGGACGCCGCGCTCCTTCACCAGATCCGCTTCGTTCCTGCCGAGCGTCGGATGGGGAAGGGGCGGCTGGATCTTGAGGATGACGTCGGAGTCCGACCAGAGGGGCCCGGGCCCGTTCGCGATCGTCGCGCCCGCGGCCGTGTAGGCGTCGTCGCCGTGGAAGGCGCCCGCGCCGGCTCCGGTCTCGACGAGCACCTCGGCGCCCGCGGCCCGGAGCTGCTTCACGCCCTCCGGCGTGACCGCGACGCGGCGCTCGCCCGCCCCGGATTCCCGAGGAATGCCGATCTTCATTGCGCTACCATGCGGCGATCTCGACTCATGAGCGATGGACTCTAACAAAAGGGGGGGCTTGTGAAAACAGGTACAAAGGTACCGCCCGGACGGGTTCTCCGGATGGCGCGGGGGGGAGCGGCCCGGGCCGTGAATTCACCCAGCGCCGCCTACGCGGCCACGCTCGAGGCCACCGGAAGGCTCGACCCCGAGATCGTGGCCTACGTGGAGAAGATCGATTCCTACCGGGCCGGCCGTGACCCCATCCGGCTCATGAAGACGGGCCCCTCGAAGGTGGCGCGGGCGATCCGCGGCCTCACGCGGGCGCAGATGAGGAAGCGCCCCGCAGAAGGAAAGTGGTGCATCGCCGAGATCCTGGGCCATCTCGTGGACACGGAGATCGTGTACGGCTACCGCTACCGCGTCGCCCTGGCGCAGCCCGGCTCGCCGATCCAGGGCTACGACCAGCACACGTGGGCCGTGGAGCTCGGCCACGCGCGCCGGAATCCGGCGAAGATGATGGAGCAGATCCAGACGCTCCGGCGGATCAACCTCGATCTGATCCAGTCGATGCCCCGGAAGACGTGGGAGCGGTACGGAAGGCACAACGAGCGCGGAAACGAGAGCGTGCAGCGGACCCTGGAGCTGATCGCCGGGCACGATCTGAACCACCTGGATCAGATCCTCGCGATCAAGAAGAAGTACGGGTGGTGAGCGCCGCCTAGCCCGGCATGCGGCAGTAGCAGTACACGAATTCCTGCTCCGTCCCCCACGGAGTCGTGTGGACCTCCCGGTCGCTGCCGACCTTGCGGAACTCGTCCCCGAACTGGCCGTGGATGCCCTCGGCCGAATACCGCATGACCGGAAGACCGCTGCACTTCTCCGGGCCTTCGGGCCCGAAGGTCGCCACGACGATGTGGCCGTTCGGCTTCAGCGCGCGGCGGACCTGCGCGACGTAGCGCCGCCGGGCCTCCTCGTCGGTGAGAAAGTGGAACACGGCGCGATCGTGCCAGAAGTCGTAGGCGTGCTCGGGCAGCTCGATCTCGGTGACATCGCCCGTGATCCAGGTGACCCGGTCGGCCTCGGCTCCGAGGCGCTTCTTGGCCTTCTCGATCGCGGTGCGCGACAGATCGAGCACGCTCACGCGCGTGAACCCGCGGCGGAGCAGATCGTCAACCAGCGTCGAAGCGCCGCCGCCCACATCGAGGATGGCCGCGTCCAAGGCGAGACCGGCGCTCTCGAGGAACGTCAGCGATCGATCGAGGTGGGGACGATACCAGCTCACCTCGTCCGGGGCCTTCTGGCCGTACACGCGTTCCCAGTGGTCCCGCTTGCTCATGGTGTCAACCTACGGAAGAACTACTTCATGCGCTTCAGCACGGTCTCCGAGTAGAGCGCGAACTCCTTGCCGGGCTCGGCGATCTCGAAGCGCTCCACGAACTCGTCGGGTCCCAGGATGCGGTACGTCTCGCGCCCGCGGAAGCCGGCGGGGATGTTCTCGATCGATTCCGTCGTGAACACGATGCGTTCCGCGTCCGCCCCGAGGCTGTCGGCGACGTACTCGTTCACGAAGCCTTCCACGTGGAACTGCCGCAGGACGAAGCGGCGCCGCGCCCGGTCCCAGCTGAACATGCCTCGATCCTCGTGCACCTCGCCCTTCGGATTCGCGTCCTGCGGGGGATAGGTCGACTGGTTGACCGCCTCCAGGAACCGGTCTCCGAGAATGAACCGGTACTCCCGTTTCACGACCCCATTGCCGGGCTCCCCCTTGGCCGTCCCGGTCCAGGATCCGACGAAATAGCGCAGGGGCTTCCAGGGGTCGGCCTTCGCGGATTGGGTGCCGGGCGCCGAGGGCTTTGCTTCGTCCGCCGCCATCGCAAGCCGGCCGGGAGAGAGCAACAGGGTGAGCGCGGCAACCGCGGCCACGAGAGCAGCCACGGCGACTCCGTCGCGTCGTCCCCGCGGGGACGGGCTCATCCCCGCACCGCCGCCCCCCGAGCCGCGTCCACGAACGCTCCCGTGAGCTTTCGAGTCACCGGCGATTCGAGCATGCGCTCGGGGTGCCACTGCACGCCGACGTAGAAGGGGAGATCCGGACGCTCGATCGCCTCGATCACGCCGTCCTCGCTCTTCGCCGCGACGCGAAATCCGGGCGCGACCTTCGCCACCGACTGGTGATGGAACGAGTTCACGACCGCGGTCGCCGAGCCGAGGATCTTCGCCAGGAGCGTCCCCGGTTCCACCGTCACGGAATGCTCCGGCGTCTCGTGCTCCTCGTCGTCCTCCTCGTGCTTCAGCGAGCCCGGCACGTCCTCGGGGAGGTGCTGCAGCAGGGTGCCGCCGAACTCCACGTTCATCACCTGGACGCCGAGGCACACGCCCAGCGTCGGCGTGCCGCGCTCCTGCGCCGCCCTCGCCAGGAACAGATCCGACATGTTCCGCGCGGGCGCTCCGAGCTGATCGGTCCGCCGCACGCCCTGTCCGTAGCGCGACGGATCGAGATCCCCGCCGCCGGACAGCAGGAGCCCGTCCAGCCGTCCGACCGTCTCGCGCGCCTCCTCGAGCGTCTCCACCAGCGGCAGGATCACCGGCTGCCCGCCGCTCTCCCGAACCAGCTTCACGTAGTTCGCGTCGAGGACGTAGCTGTCGCCGCGCTTCTGCTTCAGCCGGTAGTTCGGTGCGATGCCGATGAGCGGACGTGCCATCGCGCGTACCCTCGGGTGTGGTCCCTCAGTAGCCCCGGGACGTGTCGACGAGATTCAACAGAGGGCGCCCCTTCAAGAAACGCGTCAGGTTCGCGCGGAAGAGGCGCATCTCCCGCGGCCAGAAGCCTCGCGAGAGTCCGGATACGTGGGGCGTGAGGAGCACGTTCCCGAGAGTATAAAGAGGGCTCTCGGCCGGCAAGGGCTCGCTTTCGAAGACGTCCAGCCCCGCGCCTCCCAGATGACCGGACCGGAGCGCCTCCACCAGATCCGCCTGGCGGATGATCTTCCCCCGCGCCACGTTCACGACCCACGCTCCGCGCCTCAAGCGCGCGAGCGCGCGACCGTCGATCGCGCCTTCGGTCTCCTTTGTGAGCGCCGCCGTCACGACGAGCGCGTCGGACTCCGCGAGCAGCCGGTCCAGGTCGCCCGGTCCGAGCACCGCGTCCACCCGGGGCTCCTCCACGGGAAGCCCGATCGCGGCGAGGAGCTCCGGATCCCACGAAGGCGGCCGCTCCGCGCGGCGTCGCAGCGCCACGACGCGCATCCCGAACGAGGCCGCCCGCCTCGCGACCTCGCGTCCGATCGCGCCGTACCCGTAGAGTCCGAGGGTCTTCCCGAAGAGCTCCTCCGGAACGCGGTCCCACCAGCTCTCCCGCCGCATTCCGGTCGTGGTCTGCTCCACGACCGCATGGCGAAGTCCGCGCGCGAGCCCGGTCAGCAGACCCATCACGTGCTCCGCGATCGGGATCGCGTGGACGCCGCGCGAATTCGTGAACGGAACGTTCCGCGCGAGGAAGCTCGGGGTGAGATACGAGCCCACGCCCGCCGCGGGCGAGTGGAGCCAAGCCAGCCGCCCGGCGCGCGCCATCAAGGCATCGCCGATCGCCCACGAGAAGAGAATGTCCGCCTCGCCCGCGTTCCGATCCAGCTCCTCGGGCGAGTCCGCCTTCACGATCTCGACGGTGGAGAAGTCGCGCCGGAGCGCCTCCACGTCCGCGTCCGGAATCCTCCACGGCGGGGAAGGGCTGTGGAGCGCGAGGAGGAGCCGCGTCCGCGCGGTCGTCAGAGCGAAGCGCCCTCCTCCTTCAGCATCATGCGCCGGAGCAGCACGACCGGGAGCGAGCCCTGGGACAGGATCGTCGCGTGGAACTTCGCGCGGTCGAACGAGCCCTCTTGCTCCCGCGCGACGTCGTCCCGGAGCTTCCGGATCTGGAGCGCCCCGATCGTGTAGATGCTGTACATCGGATCGAACGCCGCGCGGAACGCCTCGCGTTCCGCGTTCGCCGGTTCCATGCCGGCGTGTTCCACGAAGAACCGCGTTCCCTCCTCGATCGTCATCCCGCGCGTGTGGACGCGAATGCCCACCTGGAGCCGGCAGGCACGGATGAGCGCCCAGCGCATCACGCCGAACTCGACGCGCGGATCGCCGCCGCCGAACCCCGCGTCGAGGAGCGCCTCCTCCGTGTAGAGCCCCCATCCCTCGCCGAACGCGCCCGAGCCGATCCCCTTCCGCACCAGGGTCGGCGCGCGCCGCGCGTACAGGAAGTGGGTGTAGTGGCCGGGGTAGACCTCGTGCACCGTGACCGACGGAAGCGTCCAGCGGCTGTAGCCCTGGAGATGCTCCTCGACCCGCTCGGGCGTCCACGTCTTGTTCGGCAGCGTCACGTTGTAGAAGGCATCCGTCGCCTTCGTCTCGAACGGTCCCGGTCCGTCGAAGCTCGCGAACGAGCGGCTCGCGGCGAACTCGGGCGTGGGACGAACGGTGGCGCGCACCTCCGACGGGATCTCGATGAACCCCGACCGGATGGTGAACGCGCGGGCGCTCTCGCTCAGGGCCACGACGTAGGGGAGCAGGCTGTCCGCCGTCGGATGGTCGCGCCGCATCCGGGCCACGATCGAGTCGAGCGGAGCCGCGGGGTCGATCTTCCGGGCCGCGCCCGCCGAACGGACCTTCAAGCGGTCCAGCTCGCGCTGGCCGATCGCGAGAATGGAGTCGAGCGGCATCTCGATGAGCTCCCCGTAGAGGAGCCGCTTCCGGTACGCGTCCTCGCCGATCACGAAGCTCCCGGTGCTCCGCGGCTGGAGGTCGCTCCGGAGCCACGCCGCGAATTCCTTCGTGGCCGCGATCGCGCCGGCCTTCGCCTCCTCGAAGTCCTTCCGGAGGGCGGGATCGGTCACCGACGCGAACGATTTCGAGACGTCGTTCTCGAGGTACGAGATCGTGCCGTCCAGATCCCCGGCGGCGAACTCCGTGAACATCGCGGGCGGGTTCTCGAGATTCGCCCGCGCGTTCGCGAAGAGCCGCGGCACGTGCCGCAAGCGAGTCGTGAGCGAGCGCAGCCGCTGCTCCGGGGGAGCGAAGTTCCGCGCGATCATCGACTCGAGCATGAACCCGAAGTTGTACTGCCCCGGGTCCTTCTGCCAGCCGCGCATCTCCGTCAGCTCGTAGAGACTCTGGCTCACGCCGGAGCGGAAGAGGTCGTAGTCGATCCGCGTGGTGTCGTCGAGCCCCTTCGGGTCGATCGTCTCGAGCTCCTCGAGCACCTGGCGCAGCCGGTTCCCCTCCGCCGCGATCGTCTCCGCGTTCCAGTTCTCGAGGGAGTCGTCGTAGTCGTGGACTCCCCAGTAGGTGGCGAACGACGGATTGAAGGCGTAGGCGGCCCGGAAGTGCCGCTGCGTCAGGTTGTCGAATCGGGCGCGTGTCGCGGCGTCGTACCGCGAGGAGCACCCCGCGACGGCGAGCGAAACGAGGAGCGAAAGGGAAGCGGCGAGGCGGAGCGACAGGCTCATGCGGATCCTCCTGTGGACGCGGCGGAATGGGGCACCGTAGCACGAGGTCGTCGGAAAATCATTTGCGCCGCGACGGCGATCAGGAAGAGGGCGAAGAGCCGGGACAGGGTGGGGGCGTCCGTGCGGTGCGCGAGGAGCGCTCCCAGGAGACCGCCGGCCGCTCCTCCCAGGAGGAGCGCGGGCAGCCGGTCCGATGGAAGCCGCCCCTCGCGCGCGTAGCTCCACACCCCCACGATCCCCACCGGCACGATCATGAGGAGCGAGATCCCCTGGGCCGTGTGCTGGTCCACGCCCTGGCCGAGCACGAGGAGCGGCACGAGGATCGTCCCTCCTCCAACCCCGAGGAGCCCCGCGAGCGCGCCCACGCCGAGTCCGGCCGCCACGTTCCAGACGAGCGGCCACGGCCCCGCGGCCCCTTCGCCGAGCGGCGGCGCCACCAGGATGCGGATCGCGATCGCGAGGATGAAGACGCCGAACGCGATCCGGAGCGTCCGCGCGGGCGTGCGCGCGGCGAGCCGCGAGCCCAGCATGACTCCGGGCACGGCGCCCGCCGTCAGCGCCGCCGCCAGCGCCAGATCGAGCCGCTCGTTCCCGTAGTAGGGGAGGACCGCGACCAGGGCCGTCGCGATGACGAACGCCAGCGACGTGCCCTGGGCCTCGTGCTGGCCCATGCGGACCCCGTGGACGAGGAGGGGAACGAGGACGATGCCGCCTCCCACGCCCATCAGGCCGCCCAGAAGCCCCGAGACGATCCCCAGGAGGACCGGGGTGACGTGCCGTCGCATGTGGTACGCCGCACGCTAGCACAGCCTGCGCGCGTTGACATAGGGGGGGCGCCGTGGGACCATTCTCAGGCGGAACCCCCGCACTCGCCCATGTTTCCCCGCAAGAACATCCGTCCACGCATCGTGTGGACGTTCGTCTTCATCGTGGGACTCGTCCTGGCGGTGAACATCACGCTTGGCGGCGCGGTCAACCGGTCGCAAACGGTCCTCGATCAGGAGCTGGGGAAGCGGCTCCAGGGGACCGCCCACATCGCCGCGCTCCTCGTGGAGCCGGAGCACGTGGCGCTCCTCGCCAGCGCCGAGGTGGACAGCGCCGCCGCGGACACGGCGTTCGCCGACTTCACGCTCCGCATGGACGCGCAGGAAGCCGCGGACGCGGTCCGTTACGAGTGGAACCGGCTGGCCGCGACGTCCGGACTCTCGAACATCGTTCTCGTGGACAGCGACCGCCGCGTGCTGCTCCGGCTCCACGACCCGTTCGCGTTCGAGCCGGAGGTGCTGCTGCTCGAGACGGGGCATCTGACCCGGGCCCTCATCGGACAGAGCACGTTCTCCAAGCTCTACCGGAAGGACGGCGAGTACCTGCGTTCGGCCTACGCTCCGGTCATGGGTCCCGAGGGCTCGGTGATCGGAGCGGTGGCGGTGGAAGGAGGCTCGGAAGCGTTCCAGCCGCTCCAGCAGGTCCGGAACACGCTCTACGGCGCGGCGGGGGTCCTGACGATCCTGGTCGTGGCCATTTTCTTCGGGTTCCAGCGGACGGCGGAGCATCTCTCGAAGATCGAGGAGAACATGCGCCACACCGATCTCCTCGCCTCGATCGGACAGGTTTCGGCCGGCGTGGCGCACGAGATCCGGAACCCGCTCGCGGTGCTCCGGGGAGCCTCGTCACGGCTCCAGAAGTACGACCAGCTGAAGCCCGAGGAACGGAAGATGATGCTCGGGATGATCGACGAGGAAGTGAACCGCATGAGCGCGTTCGTTCAGAACTTTCTCCACCTCTCGCGGCGCCCGAACCTCGAGCCGCAGGAGTTCGAGCTCCGCCCCGTGCTCGAGCGGTCGCTCGACATCCTTCGCGTCGAGCTGGACCGGGCCAACGTGTCGATGTCGCTCGAATGGAAGGGCGAGAACGGGATCCACCTCTTGGGGGATCCGCTCGCGATGCACCACGTGTTCCTGAATCTCGCGTTGAACGCGCGCGACGTGATGCCCGATGGGGGAACGCTCCACATCCGGGTGGTCGAGAAACGAGACGAGGTCCGCATCCAGTTCGAGGACACGGGGCCCGGCGTCCCCAAGGACATCCGGAAAAAGGTCTTCGACGCCTTCTTCACGACCCGCGCGAAGGGGACGGGCCTGGGCCTCGCCTTCGTGGATCGGATCGTCTCGGAGCACGGCGGATCGGTTACAGTTGGGGACGCGCCGAAGGGCGGCGCCCTGTTCGAGGTCCGGCTACCCCTGGAAGGCTGACACCATGAGCGAACGCATCCTGGTTGCCGAGGACAAGGAGAACCTCCTCCGCCTCATCGAGACCACCCTCGCCGAGGCGGGCTACGAAGTTTCCGTCGCGCTCGGGGGGGACGCCGCGATCCACGAGATCCAGGCGCGCCCCTTCGATCTCGTGATCTCGGACATGCGCATGCCCGGGGCGAGCGGCGCGCAGGTCTTCCGCGAGGCGCGCGCGCAGAGCTACCAGCCGGACGTCATCCTCATGACCGCGTTCGCCGACACGCGCGAGGCGGTCCAGATGATGAAGGAGGGCGCGACCGACTACATCATGAAGGACAACATCCTCGAGGAGCTTCCGGTGCGCGTGCGGCAGGTCCTGGACAACCGGAAGCTCCGCCAGGAGTCCACCGTCCTCAAGGGACGGATCGAGAGCCTTCGCGAGCAGATCCACCTCCACCACTTCGATTCGATCGTGGGATCGAGCCCGCCGATGCGCGACGCGCTCTCCCTCGCCGAGCGCGTGGCGACGACCGACGCGAACGTGCTCCTCCTGGGAGAGAGCGGCACGGGGAAGGAAGTGTTCGCCCAGGCGATCCATGCCGCGAGCCACCGCGCGGACGCGCCGTTCGTGCCGGTCAACTGCGGCGCGCTTCCCGAGACGCTCCTCGAGTCCGAGCTCTTCGGGCACGAGAAGGGCGCCTTCACCGGCGCGATCCGGACGAAGCCGGGGCGCTTCGAGATCGCCGAGGGCGGCACCGTGTTCCTCGACGAGATCGGCGAGCTGCCGCAGAGCGTGCAGGTGAAGCTTCTCCGCGTGCTCCAAGATCGCACCTACGTCCGCGTCGGCGGCGAGGACATGCGGCGCGCCGACGTGCGTATCCTGGCGGCCACGAACCGGGACCTGGAGGAGATGATCCACCAGGGTCGCTTCCGCGAGGACCTCTTCTACCGCCTC
It includes:
- a CDS encoding sigma-54 dependent transcriptional regulator, with translation MSERILVAEDKENLLRLIETTLAEAGYEVSVALGGDAAIHEIQARPFDLVISDMRMPGASGAQVFREARAQSYQPDVILMTAFADTREAVQMMKEGATDYIMKDNILEELPVRVRQVLDNRKLRQESTVLKGRIESLREQIHLHHFDSIVGSSPPMRDALSLAERVATTDANVLLLGESGTGKEVFAQAIHAASHRADAPFVPVNCGALPETLLESELFGHEKGAFTGAIRTKPGRFEIAEGGTVFLDEIGELPQSVQVKLLRVLQDRTYVRVGGEDMRRADVRILAATNRDLEEMIHQGRFREDLFYRLSVFPIRLVALRERREDIPALVEHFLLLQERTMSELTPNALEYLRNYDFPGNIRELQNLIERACILAGPGGEIERHHFPLGRSRHAADPADLLSLGLSLEQIEKRLIREALDRAQGNKTKAASLLGISRRALYSRMESHGIPIGGPEPETSETAGQT